The Kribbella sp. HUAS MG21 genome includes the window GGTGACCTCGGCGGCGCGTCGGCCGACCAGTTGCCGCCGCAGGAGTCGATCCAGATGGCGATCCTGGTGGTGTCGCTGGTACCGATCCTGATCGTGTACCCGTTCCTCCAACGGCACTTCGCCAAGGGCATGCTGACCGGGGCGGTGAAGGGATGACGATCAGCAGAAGGACCCTTCTGGGCGGCTCACTGGCCGCTGCCGCCGTCGGCTTGACCGGGTGCTCGACGGTGACCCGGTCGACCGACATCGCGGCGTTGAACAAGCCCGTCGCGTTGCCGACGTACAAACGCTTCGAGGGACCGCAGCCGGACCTGCCGCGGAGCCATCCGTTGATGCCGGACTGCTTCTACAAGTTCCCAGAGCGGCCGGTGAAGGTCAGCGACGGGGCGCCGGGCGACGGCGCCGACGTGACCGGCTCGGCGCCGACGTCGAACCCGATCCCGCCGACGGCCGACCGGAACCCGTACTGGCAGGAGCTCAACCGGCGGCTCGGGTCGTCGCTCGGGCTCAACATCACGTCGGCGGCGGACTACCCGAACAAATTCGCCACGGCGGTCGCGGGTGACACGTTGGGCGACCTGTTCAACGTGGACGGCGGATTCGCGTACCTGCCGCAGTTCCTGGAGGCGCGGGCACAGGACCTGACCGAGTACCTGTCGGGCGACGCGATCCTCGAGTACCCGTTCCTCGCGAACGCGCCGGCGGCGTCGTGGCGGGGCTGCGTGTTCTCCGGCGGGATCCGGGCGGTACCGATCCAGCGCGGGGTGATGTCGTCCAACACGTTGCTGGTACGGCAGGACCTGCTCGACCAGCTCGGCGTCGAGATCGGCTCGCCGACCGTCGACGAACTCGTGAAGGTGGCGAAAGCGGTCACCGACGGGAAGAAGAACCGGTGGGGCTTCGCGGTGCCGCCGACCGCTTCGCTGAGCGCGATGCTCGGGTTGCCGAACGGTTGGGAGGTGCGCGACGGGAAGCTTGTGCACAGCCGGGAGTTGCCGGAACACAAGGAACTGCTGGCGATCACCCGGCAGATGGTGAAGGACGGGCTGATCCATCCGGACGGGGTGGCGAAGGCCAACCAGAAGGTGTGGTTCACGCAGGGGTCGGCGGTGATGACGCAGGACTCGTACTCGTCGATCCAGAGCTTCTACCGGCGCGCGACGAACAAGAACTTCAGCATCACGATCCCGGTACCGCGGGCGTCCGGCGGGAAGGTCGGGCGGGTGCTGCTCGGGTCCCCGAACAACTCGATCGCCGCGATCCGGCCGAGCTCGCCGGAACGCACGAAGACGCTGCTGCGAGTGCTGAACTGGTTCGCGGCGCCGTTCGGGACGGAGGAGTACCTGTTCCGGAAGTTCGGGTTGCCCGGGCGGCACTACACGCTCAACGGCACCGATCCGCAACTCACGAAGGACGGCGGCAGCGAGGTGTGCCTGGGCGAGTTCCCCGTCCAATACCTGGCCGACGGCCCGTACCCCGCCTACTTCCCCGGCCACCCCGAGGCAGTGGACAACCTGTACAACCACCTGAAGGCAGTACTCCCGACAGCAATCCTGTCGCCCACGTACGGCCTCTACTCACCCACCCAATCCACCAAAGGCAAGGTCCTCGACACCCGCATGGACGCCCTGACCAAGGACATCCAACTAGGCCGAGCCGACCTCTCCGCCTGGGACGAAGCAGTCACCAACTACCGAAAATCCGGCGCCGACGCCATCCGCAACGAACTAGAACAAGCCCTAGCCATCAAGGGCGACCAGTAGCCTGCGGGTTGCCCCCTGGAGTGGAGGGTTGCCCCCTGAAATTTCCAGGGGGCAACCCTCCACCTTGATGGGCAAGCTTCAGTTGCAGCGTAGGGAGTCGAGGTCGGGCGCGTTGCCCATGGCCTCGTTGCCGGCGTTGTTGGGGTGTAGGCCGTCGCCGTCGTCGTACGCCGGTGCCAGGCGGGTCGGGTTGGACGGGTCTCGGGTTGCGGCGTCGAAGTCCACGTACGCGTCGAACTCGCCGCTGGTGCGGATGAACGTGTTGACTGCCTGGCGCGTCGCCTCCTTCTCAGGGGAGTAGACGAACGAGCTGCCCATCGGCGTCAGCGTCCCGCCGACGATGCACCGGCCGGACGCGTGCACCCGCGCGATCAGCTGGCGGTACCCGGCGATCAACTGTTCCGTCGTCGCCCCGGCGTAGATGTCGTTGATCCCCTCCAGCACCAGCACCGTCCGTACGCCGGGCTTCGTCAGCACGTCCTTGTCCAGCCGCGCCAGCGCGCTCGGCCCGGCGCTGCCCGCCTTCGCGATCCCGCCGAGGACGCGGTTCCCGGAGATCCCCTCGTTCGAGATCGCCAGCCGCCGCGGCTCGGGCAGTCCGGCGTACCGCGCCGCGAGGATGTCAGGCCACCTCCGGTTCGTGTCGATCGTCGTACCGACCGCGGACGTGATCGAGTCGCCGAGCGTCGCGACCGTCTGCACCTCGCGCGGCGCCTCGACGATCGCCGCGTTCAGGAAGAACCACGCCGACGACTCCGTCTGGTACGCCGTACCCGACTCGTCGGCCGCGTGGTCACCCGAAGTCGACTTGTAGCTGTGCTGCATCGCCCGGTTGTGCGCGGTGATCACGCCCGTCGTCCCGACCACGTGCAGACTGACCGTCAGGCTCGTCAGTGCCGGCACCGTCCCGGGCAGCGGATCGCTGACCGCCATCGCGCCCGGCGGGATCGTCACCGTCGTACTGCCGCCGAACGTCAGCCGCCGGCTCGACCCCGGTACCACACTCGCCCCGCCGGCGTGCCGCCCGACGTACACGGAGTCCGACACCAGCGGCTGGTCGCCGTTCGCGTTGGAGATCCGGATCCGCAGGTCCTCGCCGCCGACACTCGTCCGCACGATGTTCCGCACGGTCATGTCGCTCAACGTCCCGCCGGCGATGTCGTCCGCCGCACCCCAGGTCGTGACCAGCCCGGTCCCTTCCGCCGTCGTCTCGTCCCCGGAAGGCGCGGCCGCCACCAGACCCGCCGCACCCACCGCCGTCACCAGCAAACTCGCGCCCACCCGGCGCCACGTAGAAGTCATGCCCATCAAGTCACCGCTGAATAGCCATGCTTGCAATCGTTTGCACAGCTTCCGTCGCCCAACGGCCGCCCTCGCGCGCCGAACGGTCGACCTGCCGACAGCAGTGCGCATCGTCGACAAACCCTGGGTAGATCGATGGTTGGCATATACCGAACAACTGACTATGCTCGGCGCATGCCTTCCTCAGCCATGCGCGAACCGACGTTTCTCGTCCTCGCCGCGCTCGCCGACGGCCGCAAGTACGGCTACGCGGTGATCACCGAAGTCGCGACGTTGTCCGGCGACCGGGTGAAGCTCCGCCCCGGCACGCTGTACGCCGCCCTCGATCGCCTCTGCGACGAAGGGCTGGTCCGTCCGGCCGGTGAAGAGATCGTCGACGGCCGTCTCCGCCGGTACTACGAACTCACCGACGCCGGCGCGACCGCGCTCGCGACCGAAGCCGCGCGCCTGCAGTCCAACGCCGCTCAGGCCTTCAACCGCCTCCGTCTGCGCCCGTCCGGGGGTGCCGCATGAGCGCCGTTCGTCGCGCCACGCTCGCCTGTTACCCGCGCTGGTGGCGTGCGCAGCACGGGGAGGAGGTGATCGGCCTGCTGCTCGACTCCGCCGAGGACAACGGCCGCGCCGACTACCGGGATCTGCTCAACCTGGCAGTTCATGGTGTCCTGCTCCGCTTGAAGCCGGACTCGAGGGCGCTTCCCGGCCGCAGCGTTCGCAGCGTTCGCGATCGCGTGTCGGTGATTGCCGTGGCGCTCCTGGTGCCGATCAGCCTCACCCTTCTCGTGTTCGGGGAATGGGCGCCGTGGGATCCGTCGACAAGCTTCGATCCGGCGCCGGTCGCGAATCTGACCACGGGCGTGCTCTGCTACCTCGCAGGCCTGCTCGCCGCAGGGTTCGTGGCTTGTGGTCGCGCAACCGCCGGACGGCGGCTCGCTGCTGCCGGCGGTCTGATCGCGCTGGTGATCCAGTTCGGGCCGATCGAGCAGTTCGCGCTGCGCTACTCGATCTCGCGACCGCCGAGCTGGATGCTCTTGTTCATCGCCGCGATCTGCCTGCTGGCGTCCGTGGGTACACCGGTACCCCCGCGCAACTCCCGGAGGCTGTTCCTGACGCTGGCCGCCGTACCCACGGCCGTGGCCCTGTTCCTGACCGGAAGGTCGCTCGGGCCGGACCCCTGGCTCTTCTACCGGCACCCGGACCAGGTCGAACTGCGGACCTCCGGCGGGGTCCTGGTGGGAATCGCGCTGGCCGTGGTCGCCGCTGTTCTGCTGACCGCGGGACGCCGGGCGTGGGCCGCCGCGTTCGCTGTGAACGCCGTACCTTGGCTGTTCTTGTACTACTCCAGCCGCCTGACGCACTCCACGTTCCTGTTGAGCGCGCCCGTGGTGATCGGCGTTGTGGTGGCCGCGATGCTGACCGGCCTGTCGGCCGTCATCGTCAGCCGCAGGACCTGAGCAGGAGGCGGACTACCCGGTCAGGGACAATGGGTAGTGATGACGCTGACCGAGAAGTTGCCGGGGACGACCGAGCCCGATGATCTGTTCGATGCCTTTCAGGGGTGGGTGACGGGGCAGGGGATCTCGCTGTATCCGGCGCAGGAAGAGGCGTTGATCGAGGTGATGACGGGGTCGAACGTGATCCTGTCGACGCCTACCGGGTCGGGGAAGAGCCTGGTGGCGACGGGGGCGCACTTCGCGGCGATGGCGAACGGGCAGCGGACCTTCTACACCGCGCCGATCAAGGCCCTGGTGTCGGAGAAGTTCTTCGCGTTGTGTGACGTGTTCGGCGCGGACAAGGTCGGCATGCTGACCGGCGATGCGGCGGTCAACGCGGGTGCGCCGATCATCTGCTGTACGGCGGAGGTCCTCGCGAACATCGCGCTCCGCGAAGGCAAGGACGCCGACGTCGGCCAGGTGGTGATGGACGAGTTCCACTTCTACTCCGAGCCGGACCGCGGCTGGGCGTGGCAGGTGCCGCTGCTGGAGCTGCCGAAGGCGCAGTTCGTGCTGATGTCCGCGACCCTCGGCGACGTCGAGCGCTTCAAGATCGACCTGTCGCGAAGGACCGGCCGCCCGACCGCGATCGTGGCGTCCGGCGAGCGCCCGGTCCCGCTGATCTACAAGTACGTCACCACCGCCCTGCACGAGACGCTCGAGGAGCTGCTCACCACCCACCAGGCCCCGGTGTACGTCGTGCACTTCACTCAGGCGGCCGCGCTCGAACGCGCGCAGGCGCTGATGAGCATCAACGTCTCCTCGAAGGAGGAGAAGGAGAAGATCAACGAGCTGATCGGCCACTTCCGGTTCAGCAAGGGGTTCGGCCGGACGCTGCAGCGGCTCGTGAAGCACGGCATCGGCGTCCACCACGCCGGCATGCTGCCGAAGTACCGGCGGCTGGTCGAGCAGCTCGCGCAGGCAGGTCTGCTCAAGGTCATCTGCGGCACCGACACCCTCGGCGTCGGCATCAACGTCCCGATCCGGACCGTCGTACTGACAGCGTTGAGCAAGTACGACGGACGCCGGCAGCGGATCCTCAAGGCGCGCGAGTTCCACCAGATCGCGGGCCGCGCCGGGCGGGCCGGATACGACACGTCCGGCACCGTGGTCGTCCAGGCCCCGGACCACGTGGTCGAGAACGTGAAGGCGCTCGCGAAGGCGGGCGACGACCCGAAGAAGCAGCGCAAGGTGCAGCGCAAGAAGCCGCCGGAAGGATTCGTGACCTGGGGCGAGGACACCTTCGACCGGCTGGTCGCGGCCGAGCCGGAGGCGCTGCAGTCCCGGATGCGGGTCAGCCACGCGATGCTGCTGAACGTGATCGCCCGCGACGGCAACGCGTTCGAGAGCATGCGGCACCTGCTCCGCGACAACCACGAGGAGTCCCGCGCGCAGGTCCGGCTGATCCGCCGGGCGATCCAGATCTACCGCACCCTCGTCACCGCCGGTGTCGTCGAACGCCTCGACGAGCCCGACGAGAACGGCCGCCTGCTGCGGCTGACCGTCGACCTGCAGAAGGACTTCAGCCTCAACCAGCCGCTGTCCACGTTCGCGCTGGCCGCCCTGGACCTGCTCGACCCGAACGACCCGTCGTACGCGCTCGACGTGGTCTCGATCATCGAGGCCACGCTGGAGGACCCACGCGCGGTGCTCTGGGCGCAGGAGCACCACGCCAAGGGCGAGGCGGTGAACGCGATGAAGGCCCAGGGCATCGAGTACGACGAACGCATGGAGCTGCTCGAGGACGTCAGCTGGCCGAAACCGCTCGCGGAGTTGCTCGAAGCAACGTTCGAGATGTACCGGCAGACGCACCCGTGGATCGCGGACACCGGGCTGTCGCCGAAGGCCGTCGTCCGGGACATGTTCGAGCGGGCGATGACGTTCGGCGAGTTCATCGGGTACTACGGCCTCGCGCGGTCGGAGGGCGTCGTACTGCGGTACCTCAGCGACGCGTACAAGGCGCTGCGGCAGACCGTGCCGCCGGACAAGGTGGACGAGGACCTGGCCGACCTGATCGAGTGGCTCGGCGAGGTCGTCCGGCAGACCGACTCCAGCCTGCTCGACGAGTGGGAGGAGTTGACGAACCCGGCCGCCGAGGCGGAGGTCGCGCCGACACCGCTCGGCCCGCGGCGGATCACGTTGAACACCAGGGCTTTCCGCGTCCTGGTCCGCAACGCGATGTTCCGCCGCGTCGAACTGCTGGCCCTGCACCGCTGGGCCGAGCTGGGCCAACTCGACGGCGAGGCAGGCTGGGACGCGGGCCGCTGGGCCGAGGCCGGTACGGCGTACTACGCCGAGCACGAGGTCGTCGGCACGGGTCCCGAGGCGCGTGGCCCGGCCCTGTTCCTGATCGAGGAGCACCCCGGCTACTGGGAGGTCCAGCAGATCATCGACGACCCCGAAGGCAACCACGACTGGCGCATCACCGCCACCGTCGACCTCACCGCCTCCGACGAAGCCGGCGAGCTGGTCCTGGAACTGGTGTCCTTCAAGCCCCTCTAGTGGTTGCAGTAGGCCACTCCACGTCGACCTCGGTTTCGGCGTCGTAGTCGACGCCCGGTACGTCGAAGCCGTACAGGCGGCGTACCTCGTTGAAGAACCAGGTGGTGTCGGCGACCTCGGCGATGTTGGACTGGGTGGCCGACTCCCACTGGCGGCGTACGGCGGACTGGACGTCGTCGGACAGTTCCCAGCGGTCCAGGCGGATGCGGCCCTCGTCGTCGAGGTCGAGAGGGGTCTCGCCGGTGAGCTGGTCCCACAGAGCGATCGACTGCTCGACCGGCGTCTGCAAGGGGGTGATCTTGTGCAGGAGGCTGACGTAGAGGCCGATGCCGGGGATCGCGGAGGACGCCTGCGTGACGGCGGCGCCGTTCACCGAGGTCATCGCGGTCACGCCGTCGGCGGCCAGCTTCAAGGCGGTCTGCTCGAGGTCCGCCTTGGCCGCGCCGATCGAACCGTGGCGGTACAGCGGGCCGGTCAGCTCGGACCCGATGTAGGTCAGCGCGACGGTGTTGAAGCCGGGCTTGAGCAGGTCGCGGTCCTGCAGCGCGGCGATCCAGCGCGTCCAGTCCTCGCCGCCCATCACCTTCACGGTCTGCGCGATCTCGTCGTCGGTGGCGACCTCGATGCCGACCTCCTGCAGCACCGGCGCGCCGTCGTCGAACGCGAGGCTCTTCGTGGTGTGCTCGGCGCCGATCGCCTTCAGCACCGACTGGTACGTCTCGCCGGTGCGCGGGTCCGTGCGCCGGGGCGCCGCGACGCTGTAGATCAGGTGGTCGATCCCGCCGAGCTGCTCGGCGACCAGGTCGAGCACCTCGTCCTTCGTGGTGTCCGCGAAGGCGTCCGCGTTCACGAAGCTCCACTGCCGGCCGAGCTCGGCGGCCAGCGCGGCGGTCTCCGCGGTCCGGTACCACCCGGCGGTCGCGGTACGCCGAGCCGTGGCCGCCTTCTCGAAGCAGACGCCGATCCCGTCGATCCCGTACCGCGCGAGCCCCGCGATCGTCGTCGCCAGCCCGTAGCCGGAGCTCGACCCGATCACCAGCGCCGTACGACGCTGCGCAGTACGACTCGCGACCTGCGCGGCCATCTCCCGCACCACCCGCGCACACCCCGCCGGGTGCGAGTCGAGGAACAGGAACCCACGGCCGACAGGCTTCACCACGCGCTCAGTCATGCCGACGACCTTATTAGCTCCAGTACATCTCTGCGTCGTCAGGTTCCACGGTGACGTCGGCGCCGAGGCGGCGGAGGTTGCCGGCGAAGTCGGTGTAGCCGCGGTGCACGTGGTGGGCGGCGGACACGAGCGTCTCGCCCTCGGCCGCCAGCCCGGCCAGCACCAGCGCGGCGCCGGCCCGGATGTCGGACGCGACCACCGGCGCCCCGGACAGCCGCGGCACGCCGCGGACCACGGCGTGGTGCCCGTCGGTCTGGATCTGCGCGCCCAGCCGGGTCAGCTCCTGCGCGAACGTGAACCGGCCCTCGAAGAGGTTCTCGGTCACCATCGCCGCGCCGTCGCTGAGCGCGTTCAGCGCGATCACGAACGCCTGCAGGTCGGTGGCGAACCCGGGGTACGGCAGCGTCACGACGTCCACCGGCTTCGGCCGGTCCTGCATCCGGACCCGGAACCCCGGGTTCAGCACGGTGATCTCGGCGCCGGCCTTGGACAGCTTGTCGAGCGGCAGCTCCAGGTGCTCGGCGTGCCCGTTCGCGACCGTGACGTCACCCTTGGTGATCGCGGCCGCGAACGCCCAGCTCCCGGACACGATCCGGTCCGGGATCACCACGTGGTCCACCGGGTTCAGCAGGCCCTGGACGCCGGTGATCTCGATCCGCGGCGACCCCGCGCCGTCGATCTGCGCGCCCATCTCGACCAGCATCGCGGCGATGTCCTGGATCTCCGGCTCGCGGGCCGCGTTCTCGATCACGGTGGTGCCCTTCGCGAGCACCGCCGCCATCATGATCGTCTCGGTCGCGCCGACACTCGGGAAGTCCAGCCAGATCTCGGCGCCGTGCAGGCCCTGCGGGGCC containing:
- a CDS encoding extracellular solute-binding protein, producing the protein MTISRRTLLGGSLAAAAVGLTGCSTVTRSTDIAALNKPVALPTYKRFEGPQPDLPRSHPLMPDCFYKFPERPVKVSDGAPGDGADVTGSAPTSNPIPPTADRNPYWQELNRRLGSSLGLNITSAADYPNKFATAVAGDTLGDLFNVDGGFAYLPQFLEARAQDLTEYLSGDAILEYPFLANAPAASWRGCVFSGGIRAVPIQRGVMSSNTLLVRQDLLDQLGVEIGSPTVDELVKVAKAVTDGKKNRWGFAVPPTASLSAMLGLPNGWEVRDGKLVHSRELPEHKELLAITRQMVKDGLIHPDGVAKANQKVWFTQGSAVMTQDSYSSIQSFYRRATNKNFSITIPVPRASGGKVGRVLLGSPNNSIAAIRPSSPERTKTLLRVLNWFAAPFGTEEYLFRKFGLPGRHYTLNGTDPQLTKDGGSEVCLGEFPVQYLADGPYPAYFPGHPEAVDNLYNHLKAVLPTAILSPTYGLYSPTQSTKGKVLDTRMDALTKDIQLGRADLSAWDEAVTNYRKSGADAIRNELEQALAIKGDQ
- a CDS encoding SGNH/GDSL hydrolase family protein; amino-acid sequence: MTSTWRRVGASLLVTAVGAAGLVAAAPSGDETTAEGTGLVTTWGAADDIAGGTLSDMTVRNIVRTSVGGEDLRIRISNANGDQPLVSDSVYVGRHAGGASVVPGSSRRLTFGGSTTVTIPPGAMAVSDPLPGTVPALTSLTVSLHVVGTTGVITAHNRAMQHSYKSTSGDHAADESGTAYQTESSAWFFLNAAIVEAPREVQTVATLGDSITSAVGTTIDTNRRWPDILAARYAGLPEPRRLAISNEGISGNRVLGGIAKAGSAGPSALARLDKDVLTKPGVRTVLVLEGINDIYAGATTEQLIAGYRQLIARVHASGRCIVGGTLTPMGSSFVYSPEKEATRQAVNTFIRTSGEFDAYVDFDAATRDPSNPTRLAPAYDDGDGLHPNNAGNEAMGNAPDLDSLRCN
- a CDS encoding PadR family transcriptional regulator — protein: MPSSAMREPTFLVLAALADGRKYGYAVITEVATLSGDRVKLRPGTLYAALDRLCDEGLVRPAGEEIVDGRLRRYYELTDAGATALATEAARLQSNAAQAFNRLRLRPSGGAA
- a CDS encoding DUF3516 domain-containing protein gives rise to the protein MTLTEKLPGTTEPDDLFDAFQGWVTGQGISLYPAQEEALIEVMTGSNVILSTPTGSGKSLVATGAHFAAMANGQRTFYTAPIKALVSEKFFALCDVFGADKVGMLTGDAAVNAGAPIICCTAEVLANIALREGKDADVGQVVMDEFHFYSEPDRGWAWQVPLLELPKAQFVLMSATLGDVERFKIDLSRRTGRPTAIVASGERPVPLIYKYVTTALHETLEELLTTHQAPVYVVHFTQAAALERAQALMSINVSSKEEKEKINELIGHFRFSKGFGRTLQRLVKHGIGVHHAGMLPKYRRLVEQLAQAGLLKVICGTDTLGVGINVPIRTVVLTALSKYDGRRQRILKAREFHQIAGRAGRAGYDTSGTVVVQAPDHVVENVKALAKAGDDPKKQRKVQRKKPPEGFVTWGEDTFDRLVAAEPEALQSRMRVSHAMLLNVIARDGNAFESMRHLLRDNHEESRAQVRLIRRAIQIYRTLVTAGVVERLDEPDENGRLLRLTVDLQKDFSLNQPLSTFALAALDLLDPNDPSYALDVVSIIEATLEDPRAVLWAQEHHAKGEAVNAMKAQGIEYDERMELLEDVSWPKPLAELLEATFEMYRQTHPWIADTGLSPKAVVRDMFERAMTFGEFIGYYGLARSEGVVLRYLSDAYKALRQTVPPDKVDEDLADLIEWLGEVVRQTDSSLLDEWEELTNPAAEAEVAPTPLGPRRITLNTRAFRVLVRNAMFRRVELLALHRWAELGQLDGEAGWDAGRWAEAGTAYYAEHEVVGTGPEARGPALFLIEEHPGYWEVQQIIDDPEGNHDWRITATVDLTASDEAGELVLELVSFKPL
- the fabV gene encoding enoyl-[acyl-carrier-protein] reductase FabV: MTERVVKPVGRGFLFLDSHPAGCARVVREMAAQVASRTAQRRTALVIGSSSGYGLATTIAGLARYGIDGIGVCFEKAATARRTATAGWYRTAETAALAAELGRQWSFVNADAFADTTKDEVLDLVAEQLGGIDHLIYSVAAPRRTDPRTGETYQSVLKAIGAEHTTKSLAFDDGAPVLQEVGIEVATDDEIAQTVKVMGGEDWTRWIAALQDRDLLKPGFNTVALTYIGSELTGPLYRHGSIGAAKADLEQTALKLAADGVTAMTSVNGAAVTQASSAIPGIGLYVSLLHKITPLQTPVEQSIALWDQLTGETPLDLDDEGRIRLDRWELSDDVQSAVRRQWESATQSNIAEVADTTWFFNEVRRLYGFDVPGVDYDAETEVDVEWPTATTRGA
- the murA gene encoding UDP-N-acetylglucosamine 1-carboxyvinyltransferase; translation: MERFRIAGEARLDGTVEVAGAKNSVLKLMAAALLAEGTTTLRQVPGILDVTFMAQLLDTLGCSVKVDAEERLATIAVPATIGHQCDYDLVRKLRASISVLGPLLARCGQAEVALPGGDNIGSRGLNMHVAGLEAMGAKVHIEHGFVIAEAPQGLHGAEIWLDFPSVGATETIMMAAVLAKGTTVIENAAREPEIQDIAAMLVEMGAQIDGAGSPRIEITGVQGLLNPVDHVVIPDRIVSGSWAFAAAITKGDVTVANGHAEHLELPLDKLSKAGAEITVLNPGFRVRMQDRPKPVDVVTLPYPGFATDLQAFVIALNALSDGAAMVTENLFEGRFTFAQELTRLGAQIQTDGHHAVVRGVPRLSGAPVVASDIRAGAALVLAGLAAEGETLVSAAHHVHRGYTDFAGNLRRLGADVTVEPDDAEMYWS